CTTGTCATAGCGAGGGTTGACTAATACTAACGATACCTTATCATAGAGAGGGTTGACTAAtactaacgataccttgtagAGGGGGTTGACTAATACTAACGATACCTTGTCATAGAGGGGGTTGATTAATACTAACCATACCTTGTATAGGGGGTTGACTAAtactaacgataccttgtagAGAGGGTTGACTAAtactaacgataccttgtagAGAGGGTTGACTAATACTAACGATACCTTGTCATAGAGGGGGTTGACTAATACTAACGATACCTTGTCATAGAGGGGGTTGATTAATACTAACCATACCTTGTATAGGGGGTTGACTAATACTAACGATACCTTGTCATAGAGAGGGTTGACTAATACTAACGATACCTTGTCATAGAGAGGGTTGACTAATACTAACGATACCTTGTCGTAGAGGGGGTTGACTAATGATAGCTATAGTCGTGTAGGGGTTGTAGCTAATGATATCAATTGTGCATCTCACTGGAGATCAGTATGAGAATATTCTCTATAGATGAATGACAGGTTGTAATCAACAAGTTTATTATACATTCCATTTGATAAGTCATaatgatttgtattttgtttgaaCCGACGAGAATGACACCAGACAgtccatatattttttttcggTACCCGTGGCAGGTGTGTAAGCATCGCATATGTCTAATAAAttgccgattttttttttttaaatgaagagGGTCGTGAGTTCGTAGTACTATCACTAATGGGTACCCATACCCCAATTACCAATAAGGCCAATAAACAGATTTGTATATGTCCGTGAATTCGATAGCTCAGGGGCGTTTTATAATGAGACTATTGTAAGTCCTTGCAGAGATCTATTTCATTCACAGGTGATTGGGATGATaaagtatatattacatattcgTATTACGATATGAACTccattttatatagtaatacgaggctcatactgtacaatatataattccTTACCCCTAGCACCGGTGGTTTAATTGTTCAAAATAACGAATTGTCAGCGTTCGACCCCCTGGAATTAATCGTGCTTGTGTTATGTTCAAGGCAAAATAACAACGAAACGCGTCAATAagatttacatattgtattaacAGAAGTATTCCGCATAACAAACGTAACAATACCAGAGACACATAAGTTTTATAATCACGCATGCTGGATAACAAagtaatattttacaaaagtTCACAGTATGACATTACAATACATAATAGTCCTGAAGCCATTGTGTGCCGTCTATCTGGTAAAGTTCCTCAACTAATAACACTTAATCAAGATTGTTTAGTCCACGGTATAAGCACTAActttaatttgtaaacaaacaacacttaATCACGAACAGGTGCGATAAATTCGTATCCAATATCGTCGTCCGGGTTCGGAGTGCTAGGATCGTTGACCTTGGCCTCGGCCCTGTTGAAGGTCATATACAACTCGCTGAACAGTTCGTCGCCATAGTTACAATGTCGTTTTACTGTAGATGGACAAGCATAGTCATCTAATTCATGTTTCCTCTTTTGCCGTGAAATCGGATGCTGAAGTACATCACATGGACTGAGTAGGAGAaagtcaatgtctggtagaGGAAGCGAGGATACCGGCGACGAGATACGTAGAGGGGACAGAGGACTCGGTGACATAGCGCCGATGATGAAGGGGTCACACATCACGTCGGTCAAAGTACGACCACTGGACAAGACCTCTTCAAGTGTGTGTGTGGGAGTGCGAACAGGAAACTGTGGCACATCGTCGAAAATCTCGTTGCAAGAGAGGTCTGCTGtaacaaaatgttgaaattattatataattatgatattctCTGTTATGCAggtttaaagaaaaaaagtaacatatttctatatattactttaaaaataaaaacatcaccctagaattttttttcaaagttttcgTAAGATCTATTTTTtaatacaataacaaaatattataattttttattcGTTACTTACCATCAACTAACGAGCCATCACATTCATCATCGTCACACGATATCTGTTGGAATGCCTGACAACAACATGATTCTGTGAGGTGTAACATCAGGCTTGGCTGTGCTCGAGTCTGTGGGTCATTCCATCCTGGAAATCTGGACATGTCCAATTCGTACTCAACACTGCAGTCTACCGAAAGAGGTGTCAGAGGGCAGGAATCCATCTTTGTGACGTCAGATTTGGCGTGATTTTGATAAAACCCTCTTGAAGTCGGGAGTTCTATCTTTGTGACATCACACCGAAAAGTCAGACCGATATATTACTGCCGGCAGGTATATGCCCCTTCCCATTGGTCAGGGTCTGTCGAGTGGGCGGTTCGGAGTTTGGCTTCTCTGTTTTCATAGCCCTGTTATTTAGATTGTGATATGGTTACTCAAAGATGATCGCCTTTTGACAAAAGTGACAAGTCATTCCGAGAACGTTTAGGAGCTTGCCGACTCGTGACGTAACAGAGTCACATAAGCCGAAGGTAATTAATCACCTGATTAACGCCCTGAATTACTTGACAATACAATGGCAACGCCGACC
This DNA window, taken from Pecten maximus chromosome 3, xPecMax1.1, whole genome shotgun sequence, encodes the following:
- the LOC117324309 gene encoding uncharacterized protein LOC117324309 isoform X1, yielding MDSCPLTPLSVDCSVEYELDMSRFPGWNDPQTRAQPSLMLHLTESCCCQAFQQISCDDDECDGSLVDADLSCNEIFDDVPQFPVRTPTHTLEEVLSSGRTLTDVMCDPFIIGAMSPSPLSPLRISSPVSSLPLPDIDFLLLSPCDVLQHPISRQKRKHELDDYACPSTVKRHCNYGDELFSELYMTFNRAEAKVNDPSTPNPDDDIGYEFIAPVRD
- the LOC117324309 gene encoding uncharacterized protein LOC117324309 isoform X2, translated to MDSCPLTPLSVDCSVEYELDMSRFPGWNDPQTRAQPSLMLHLTESCCCQAFQQISCDDDECDGSLVDDLSCNEIFDDVPQFPVRTPTHTLEEVLSSGRTLTDVMCDPFIIGAMSPSPLSPLRISSPVSSLPLPDIDFLLLSPCDVLQHPISRQKRKHELDDYACPSTVKRHCNYGDELFSELYMTFNRAEAKVNDPSTPNPDDDIGYEFIAPVRD